Part of the Candidatus Hydrogenedentota bacterium genome, GAACTGCGACGTCTACGGCGCGGACGCGAAGTACGTGCTGCGCCATCATCCCTGGCATTTCGTGGTGGCGGCGGGGCAGTCCTGGTACCGCTACTTCAAGTCGAGCAGCGACCTGCCGGTGTCGCCGCAGAACCAGGACACGATGCGCCCCGCCATTGCGTTCTACGACTACGCCGTCTACGGCAAGTCGCCGGTTGACCTGTCAGGGTGGCTGCGGATTGTGGAGAAGACGGGGAGCCCGCCGTATTTTTTTCTGTTGCTGGGGCTGCCGCTGGTGTGGGGGTATGGGCTGTGGCGCGCGGCGCGGCCGGGGGCGCGTGGCTTTTCCACGCCGCAGCGGGCGGTGGTGCTGTTTCTGGCGCTGAACATCGCGTATGTGGCGCTTCTGGGGTGCAGTTTGGACTATCTGGAGACCGCGCGGTATCGGTTTACGACCGACGGGCTGTCCGTGGTGTTGCTCGGGGTGCTGCTGGGGCGGAAGTTGACAGTTGACAGTTGACAGTTGACAGTTGACAGTTGACAGTTGACAGTTGACAGTTGACAGTTGACAGTTGGCTGTAGGCTGTAGGCTGTAGGCTGTAGGCTGTAGGCTGTAGGCTGTAGGGTGGGTTTGGGGTTTGGGGTTTGGGGTTTGGGGTTTGGGGTTTGGGGTTTGGGGTTGGTTTGGTGGTTGGTGGTATACTGAAGGGTAAAGGCCGCGTATGTTTTGGTTGTTGCGGCGTGTGACGGTAGTCGATGAGAAGGGATGCGTTAGATGCCTCTTTTTGCGTTTACGTGCGCTTCCTGCGGGACGACGAGCGAGTTGCTGGTGCGGGGGAGCGAGACGCCGGCCTGTCCGGCTTGTGAGTCGACGGATCTTGAGAAGGAATTGAGCCGTTTTTCGCCGATGGACGCGCGCTCGCCGGAGCCGGTGGGTTGCGGCGCGGCGCAGTGCTGCCGGATGCAGGGCGGCGGGTGCATGAACTGACGGGGCGGGGCTTCGGAAGCGAAGGGCCGCGCCCCGGACGGGGAGCCATGGAACAGCCACCGGAACACCCGAGACCCGTGCGCACGTTGCGCCAGCACGTATGGCGGGGCGCGTGCGCCGTTCATCGGCGGCGTCCGGCGAGTTTCTACATGCTCTTGTCGATTCCGGTGGTGCTGATCCTGGCGGTGAGTTTTTTCGAGACGCGGGATGACCCCTACCGGCTTGCGTTCGGGCTCTCGGTGCTGTTTGTGTTTCTCGGGGTGGTTTTGATCCGGGCGTTTCTGGATATTTCGGCGCTGACGCGGCAGCATCTGGCGGAGCGCCGCCAGAATTTCAAGGAAACGATCGGGGACGAGTCGTTCCTGGAGGGGCTTCGGGGCAGCGGGGAGGACGACGGGGGGGCGGCGGATTCCGGCGAGGGGTAGTGTGGAGGGGGTGGGCATCTCGTCTTTTTGTAAGCTATTGGCGGAATGAAGTTGGCTTGACCTCTCTACGACATAAACCCTCGTCGCGACGGAAAGGCGAACCAATGAGAGCGCGGTTGACCCGCCCGCACCGCACCGAAGGCGCGAATTTACTTAATGGTGGTAGCCCGGGTCCAATCGTCTCCCCAATCAATTGTGCCGATTTTGCAAACACGCCATGCACCTCCGGTGCATTGCAGGCGGGGACGCCTGCGCTCCCAGCCTTGCGCACGCTCGTTGTAGTATCTCGGCATGACGATAAAGAGCTGGCCTTACTTTCGTTTGCAAAGTGCTACACGTCTTTTTATATGCGTTCACATCGGTTTACAGTTTGGTTCCTGCTCGGCTGCGGGCCGTGGCTGCGCTGTGTTACACTTTCTTCAGTTCCCTGACTGAGCAGCCCTCCGGAATTGTGTCCAGCATGTTGTCTTCTCCCCGCCGCATTCTTGTGTTTCTTCCCAACTGGCTTGGGGATGTGGTGATGTGCACGCCGGCGTTGCGGGCGTTGAAGCGGCGCTATCCGGATGCGGTGGTGACGGCGGCGGGCAAGGCGTCGTGTTGCGCGGTTTTGGACGGGTTTTCGTGGGTTGATGCGCTTATTTCGATTCCCGAGCGACCGGGCGTTCTGCAATCGATGGCGCTTCGCAAGGCCTTGCGGGCGCTGGCGCCCGAGTTGGCGGTGGTCTTTCCGCACAGCTTCCGGGCCGCGTGGCTTGCGTGGCTTTCGGGCGCGCGGCGGCGGGTTGGGTTGGACCGGGGCGGGCGGCGCTTCCTGTTGACCGAGGCCGTGCCGCGCCATCGGGAGGGGGGGCGGCCGGCGCCACGCTATACGGCGCTCGAATATCTGGAAGTGGCGGAGGCGGCGGGCGCGACGCGGGACGGTGCGGGACTGGAGCTGGCCGCGGATCCCGGGGAGGTGGATGCGGTGCGGGCGGGTCTCGAACCGGGGCGGCCCGTGGTGTGCATTGCCCCGGGGGCGGCGTTTGGCCCGAGCAAGCGGTGGCTTCCCGAGCGGTTTGCGGCGGTGGCGGACGCGCTGCACCGGTCGCACGGGGCGCAGTGCGTGCTGCTGACGGGTCCAGGCGAGGAGGATACGCGCGCGGCGGTACTGGCGGCTGCGGAGACGCCTCTGATCGCATCTTCTGGCGGTATTGGCCGGTTGAAGGCGAGCATCGCGGCGTGCGACCTGTTGATTGGCAACGACAGCGGCCCGCGCCACATTGCGATCGCCTTCGGCAAGCCGGTGGTCTGTATTATGGGTTCGACGAGCCCGGCGTACACGGAGAGCCCGTGGGAGCGCGGGGAAGTGGTCCGGATTGACGTGGACTGCGGGCCGTGCCAGAAGCCGGTCTGTGTTACGGATCACCGTTGTATGACGGGGATTGGCGTGGAGCGTGTGGTTTCGGCGGCGGCGCGCTTTCTCCGGCCCTGAGGGTTTTTGTATCCCCGCGTTCGCGCGGGCACAATAGGTCGCCCATTCTGGAGGTATGGTACTTGGAGCAGGAACGCAGGCAATACATACGGCGCGCGGCGGACCGCGAAATGCGCGGGGAATTGCAGCAGCTTCGCCAGGCTGCCGGCGACGGGGGCGCGGCCGAACAGCGGCGGCGCCTGCGGCGCGCGATCCGGCACACGTGCAGCGTGCGCATTGCGGTCCAGGTGGGGGCGCG contains:
- a CDS encoding zinc ribbon domain-containing protein produces the protein MPLFAFTCASCGTTSELLVRGSETPACPACESTDLEKELSRFSPMDARSPEPVGCGAAQCCRMQGGGCMN
- the waaF gene encoding lipopolysaccharide heptosyltransferase II, whose amino-acid sequence is MLSSPRRILVFLPNWLGDVVMCTPALRALKRRYPDAVVTAAGKASCCAVLDGFSWVDALISIPERPGVLQSMALRKALRALAPELAVVFPHSFRAAWLAWLSGARRRVGLDRGGRRFLLTEAVPRHREGGRPAPRYTALEYLEVAEAAGATRDGAGLELAADPGEVDAVRAGLEPGRPVVCIAPGAAFGPSKRWLPERFAAVADALHRSHGAQCVLLTGPGEEDTRAAVLAAAETPLIASSGGIGRLKASIAACDLLIGNDSGPRHIAIAFGKPVVCIMGSTSPAYTESPWERGEVVRIDVDCGPCQKPVCVTDHRCMTGIGVERVVSAAARFLRP